A stretch of Gouania willdenowi chromosome 21, fGouWil2.1, whole genome shotgun sequence DNA encodes these proteins:
- the osbpl6 gene encoding oxysterol-binding protein-related protein 6 isoform X2: protein MSIKKKARRIDLDTEEHIYHLKVKSQDIFDAWVSKLRHHRLYRQNEIVRSPREATMRSFPPSAAMESPQPAPSLVFEPKQVKPSSLPWPPAAPSSSSNSSLPSYSNGQSKVVAWLQESEEMDKCAEELSRCQSNLAELRRLLQSLEILQRTQSAPNFADMQVPLSDSMSPVRLHSSNPNLCAELVDFQPPVSRLMDSTECASDYIKLQEDFCTIAQKAHSLLKSAFDTVAIEKEKIKQILSDQEQSEPSAQICSLRKSLSQALSQNAELRTRLNRIHSESVLTEQVVSVNIISTPDEAVEQMGIPLTQQASNESRLSMSESVSEFFDAQEVLLSASSSENEGSDDESYVSDVSDNISEDNASVTDNVSRQMANGDFAGSAFRNGRRICLPAPCPDTSNINLWNILRNNIGKDLSKVSMPVELNEPLNTLQRMCEELEYSELLDKAAETEDPFERMVLVAAFAVSGYSSTYYRAGSKPFNPLLGETYECIREDKGFCFFSEQVSHHPPVSSCHCESKNFTFWQDVRWKNKFWGKSMEILPIGTISLVIPRFGDHYEWNKVTTCVHNILSGRRWIEHYGEITIRNMKSSACLCKLTFIKGNYWSSNVNEVQGFVMDQEGKVIHRLFGKWHEGLYCGVPPSAKCIWRPGSMPTDYELYYGFTRFAIELNELCPELKDVLPRTDARFRPDQRHLEEGNVEMASSEKQRIEDMQRARRKWNEDNNIRHEPRFFKKVVDSHHRERWVSNNTYWELRKNPGFINMDPTLSLW from the exons ATGTCCATCAAAAAGAAAGCCCGCCGTATCGACTTAGACACCGAAGAGCATATCTATCATCTGAAG GTTAAATCTCAGGACATCTTTGATGCCTGGGTGTCAAAGCTGCGTCACCACCGACTTTATCGACAGAACGAGATAGTTCGATCCCCTCGGGAGGCGACCATGAGGAGCTTTCCTCCCTCAGCAGCCATGGAGTCTCCCCAGCCTGCCCCAAGTTTGGTCTTTGAACCCAAG CAGGTGAAGCCCAGCAGCCTGCCCTGGCCGCCTGCAgcccccagcagcagcagcaacagcagcctGCCCTCCTACAGTAATGGACAAAGCAAGGTAGTGGCTTGGCTGCAGGAATCAGAGGAGATGGATAAGTGTGCAGAGG agcTCTCACGCTGCCAGTCCAACCTAGCCGAGCTCCGCCGCTTACTGCAGAGTCTGGAGATTCTACAAAGGACACAATCAGCACCCAACTTTGCAGATATGCAg GTCCCTCTATCAGACAGTATGTCTCCTGTCCGCCTCCACTCGTCCAACCCCAACCTGTGTGCAGAGCTGGTGGACTTTCAGCCTCCGGTGTCACGGTTAATGGACAGCACGGAGTGTGCCAGCGACTACATCAAACTCCAGGAGGATTTCTGCACCATTGCCCAAAAAG CTCACTCTCTGCTAAAGTCAGCCTTTGACACCGTCGCCATCgagaaagaaaaaatcaaaCAGATCCTGTCCGACCAGGAACAGTCAGAGCCTTCAGCTCAGATCTGTTCCCTCAGGAAGTCTCTGTCACAG GCTCTTTCCCAGAATGCAGAGCTCCGAACCAGACTCAACCGCATCCATTCTGAGTCGGTCCTGACTGAACAGGTTGTGAGTGTGAACATCATCTCTACACCCGATGAG GCCGTGGAACAGATGGGGATCCCTCTGACTCAGCAGGCGTCTAATGAGAGCCGACTCTCCATGTCAGAGTCAGTTTCCGAGTTCTTTGATGCCCAGGAAGTGCTTCTTTCAGCCAGCTCCTCGGAAAATGAG GGCTCTGATGATGAGTCATATGTCAGTGATGTAAGCGATAACATTTCTGAGGACAACGCCAGCGTGACCGATAACGTCTCCAGACAAA tggCCAATGGAGACTTTGCTGGCAGTGCCTTCAGAAACGGGCGACGCATCTGCCTGCCAGCACCCTGTCCAGACACCAGCAACATCAACCTCTGGAACATCTTGAGAAACAACATTGGCAAGGACCTGTCCAAAGTGTCCATGCCTGTGGAGCTCAACGAGCCACTCAACACTTTGCAGCGCATGTGTGAAGAGCTGGAGTACAGCGAGCTGCTGGATAAAGCAGCTGAGACTGAAGATCCCTTTGAGCGCATG GTCCTCGTCGCTGCTTTTGCTGTCTCAGGCTACTCATCCACTTACTACAGAGCAGGAAGTAAGCCATTCAACCCACTGCTCGGAGAGACTTATGAATGTATACGAGAAGACAAGGGCTTCTGTTTTTTCTCTGAGCAG gTTAGCCACCACCCTCCTGTTTCCTCCTGCCACTGTGAGTCTaagaacttcaccttttggcaAG ATGTAAGATGGAAGAACAAATTCTGGGGAAAATCAATGGAAATTTTACCAATCGGCACCATAAGCCTTGTGATTCCCAG GTTTGGAGATCATTATGAATGGAATAAAGTCACCACATGTGTTCACAACATTCTCAGTGGACGACGGTGGATCGAACACTACGGGGAGATCACCATCAGAAACATGAAGAGCAGCGCTTGCCTCTGCAAACTTACCTTCATCAAG GGAAACTACTGGAGCTCTAATGTGAACGAGGTCCAAGGCTTTGTGATGGATCAAGAAGGGAAAGTGATCCACAGGCTGTTTGGAAAATGGCACGAAGGTCTTTATTGTGGCGTTCCACCATCGGCAAAGTGCATCTGGAGACCAG GCTCGATGCCCACAGACTACGAGCTCTATTACGGCTTCACCAGGTTTGCTATTGAACTGAATGAACTCTGCCCAGAGTTAAAAGATGTCCTGCCCCGCACTGATGCACGTTTCAGGCCTGATCAAAG ACATCTAGAAGAAGGGAATGTGGAGATGGCATCGTCAGAGAAGCAGCGTATCGAGGACATGCAGAGGGCCAGGAGGAAGTGGAATGAGGATAACAACATCCGACATGAGCCACGCTTCTTTAA GAAAGTGGTAGATTCTCATCACAGGGAGCGATGGGTATCTAACAACACGTACTGGGAGCTGCGCAAAAACCCCGGCTTTATCAACATGGACCCCACGTTGAGCCTGTGGTAG
- the osbpl6 gene encoding oxysterol-binding protein-related protein 6 isoform X3, with protein MSHHQHYQRGPHGRTVSSEDRTSIKSSTPVHKSVSSSSSSQRESRQEPDSWEIIEGLKIGQSNVQRPDKHEGFMLKKRKWPLKGWHKPFSSSSFSSSFVFFVDNGILKYSKSPIDIQKGKLHGNIDVGLSVMSIKKKARRIDLDTEEHIYHLKVKSQDIFDAWVSKLRHHRLYRQNEIVRSPREATMRSFPPSAAMESPQPAPSLVFEPKQVKPSSLPWPPAAPSSSSNSSLPSYSNGQSKVVAWLQESEEMDKCAEELSRCQSNLAELRRLLQSLEILQRTQSAPNFADMQSNYVELSKKEKRLNRRWRTKSVGKDAKFQLQVPLSDSMSPVRLHSSNPNLCAELVDFQPPVSRLMDSTECASDYIKLQEDFCTIAQKAHSLLKSAFDTVAIEKEKIKQILSDQEQSEPSAQICSLRKSLSQALSQNAELRTRLNRIHSESVLTEQVVSVNIISTPDEAVEQMGIPLTQQASNESRLSMSESVSEFFDAQEVLLSASSSENEGSDDESYVSDVSDNISEDNASVTDNVSRQMANGDFAGSAFRNGRRICLPAPCPDTSNINLWNILRNNIGKDLSKVSMPVELNEPLNTLQRMCEELEYSELLDKAAETEDPFERMVLVAAFAVSGYSSTYYRAGSKPFNPLLGETYECIREDKGFCFFSEQVSHHPPVSSCHCESKNFTFWQDVRWKNKFWGKSMEILPIGTISLVIPRFGDHYEWNKVTTCVHNILSGRRWIEHYGEITIRNMKSSACLCKLTFIKGNYWSSNVNEVQGFVMDQEGKVIHRLFGKWHEGLYCGVPPSAKCIWRPGSMPTDYELYYGFTRFAIELNELCPELKDVLPRTDARFRPDQRHLEEGNVEMASSEKQRIEDMQRARRKWNEDNNIRHEPRFFKKVVDSHHRERWVSNNTYWELRKNPGFINMDPTLSLW; from the exons GAACCAGACAGCTGGGAGATAATCGAGGGGTTGAAAATCGGTCAGAGCAACGTCCAAAGGCCTGATAAACATGAAGGTTTCATGCTGAAGAAGCGGAAATGGCCACTGAAAGGCTGGCACAAG cccttctcttcttcttctttctcttcttctttcgtCTTCTTCGTTGACAATGGCATCCTAAAGTACTCCAAGTCCCCAATTGAT ATTCAAAAAGGGAAACTTCACGGCAACATTGACGTTGGCCTGTCAGTCATGTCCATCAAAAAGAAAGCCCGCCGTATCGACTTAGACACCGAAGAGCATATCTATCATCTGAAG GTTAAATCTCAGGACATCTTTGATGCCTGGGTGTCAAAGCTGCGTCACCACCGACTTTATCGACAGAACGAGATAGTTCGATCCCCTCGGGAGGCGACCATGAGGAGCTTTCCTCCCTCAGCAGCCATGGAGTCTCCCCAGCCTGCCCCAAGTTTGGTCTTTGAACCCAAG CAGGTGAAGCCCAGCAGCCTGCCCTGGCCGCCTGCAgcccccagcagcagcagcaacagcagcctGCCCTCCTACAGTAATGGACAAAGCAAGGTAGTGGCTTGGCTGCAGGAATCAGAGGAGATGGATAAGTGTGCAGAGG agcTCTCACGCTGCCAGTCCAACCTAGCCGAGCTCCGCCGCTTACTGCAGAGTCTGGAGATTCTACAAAGGACACAATCAGCACCCAACTTTGCAGATATGCAg AGCAATTATGTAGAATTGTCAAAGAAAGAAAAGCGCTTGAACAGAAGATGGAGAACAAAAAGTGTCGGCAAAGATGCAAAATTCCAGCTTCAG GTCCCTCTATCAGACAGTATGTCTCCTGTCCGCCTCCACTCGTCCAACCCCAACCTGTGTGCAGAGCTGGTGGACTTTCAGCCTCCGGTGTCACGGTTAATGGACAGCACGGAGTGTGCCAGCGACTACATCAAACTCCAGGAGGATTTCTGCACCATTGCCCAAAAAG CTCACTCTCTGCTAAAGTCAGCCTTTGACACCGTCGCCATCgagaaagaaaaaatcaaaCAGATCCTGTCCGACCAGGAACAGTCAGAGCCTTCAGCTCAGATCTGTTCCCTCAGGAAGTCTCTGTCACAG GCTCTTTCCCAGAATGCAGAGCTCCGAACCAGACTCAACCGCATCCATTCTGAGTCGGTCCTGACTGAACAGGTTGTGAGTGTGAACATCATCTCTACACCCGATGAG GCCGTGGAACAGATGGGGATCCCTCTGACTCAGCAGGCGTCTAATGAGAGCCGACTCTCCATGTCAGAGTCAGTTTCCGAGTTCTTTGATGCCCAGGAAGTGCTTCTTTCAGCCAGCTCCTCGGAAAATGAG GGCTCTGATGATGAGTCATATGTCAGTGATGTAAGCGATAACATTTCTGAGGACAACGCCAGCGTGACCGATAACGTCTCCAGACAAA tggCCAATGGAGACTTTGCTGGCAGTGCCTTCAGAAACGGGCGACGCATCTGCCTGCCAGCACCCTGTCCAGACACCAGCAACATCAACCTCTGGAACATCTTGAGAAACAACATTGGCAAGGACCTGTCCAAAGTGTCCATGCCTGTGGAGCTCAACGAGCCACTCAACACTTTGCAGCGCATGTGTGAAGAGCTGGAGTACAGCGAGCTGCTGGATAAAGCAGCTGAGACTGAAGATCCCTTTGAGCGCATG GTCCTCGTCGCTGCTTTTGCTGTCTCAGGCTACTCATCCACTTACTACAGAGCAGGAAGTAAGCCATTCAACCCACTGCTCGGAGAGACTTATGAATGTATACGAGAAGACAAGGGCTTCTGTTTTTTCTCTGAGCAG gTTAGCCACCACCCTCCTGTTTCCTCCTGCCACTGTGAGTCTaagaacttcaccttttggcaAG ATGTAAGATGGAAGAACAAATTCTGGGGAAAATCAATGGAAATTTTACCAATCGGCACCATAAGCCTTGTGATTCCCAG GTTTGGAGATCATTATGAATGGAATAAAGTCACCACATGTGTTCACAACATTCTCAGTGGACGACGGTGGATCGAACACTACGGGGAGATCACCATCAGAAACATGAAGAGCAGCGCTTGCCTCTGCAAACTTACCTTCATCAAG GGAAACTACTGGAGCTCTAATGTGAACGAGGTCCAAGGCTTTGTGATGGATCAAGAAGGGAAAGTGATCCACAGGCTGTTTGGAAAATGGCACGAAGGTCTTTATTGTGGCGTTCCACCATCGGCAAAGTGCATCTGGAGACCAG GCTCGATGCCCACAGACTACGAGCTCTATTACGGCTTCACCAGGTTTGCTATTGAACTGAATGAACTCTGCCCAGAGTTAAAAGATGTCCTGCCCCGCACTGATGCACGTTTCAGGCCTGATCAAAG ACATCTAGAAGAAGGGAATGTGGAGATGGCATCGTCAGAGAAGCAGCGTATCGAGGACATGCAGAGGGCCAGGAGGAAGTGGAATGAGGATAACAACATCCGACATGAGCCACGCTTCTTTAA GAAAGTGGTAGATTCTCATCACAGGGAGCGATGGGTATCTAACAACACGTACTGGGAGCTGCGCAAAAACCCCGGCTTTATCAACATGGACCCCACGTTGAGCCTGTGGTAG
- the osbpl6 gene encoding oxysterol-binding protein-related protein 6 isoform X1, protein MSIKKKARRIDLDTEEHIYHLKVKSQDIFDAWVSKLRHHRLYRQNEIVRSPREATMRSFPPSAAMESPQPAPSLVFEPKQVKPSSLPWPPAAPSSSSNSSLPSYSNGQSKVVAWLQESEEMDKCAEELSRCQSNLAELRRLLQSLEILQRTQSAPNFADMQSNYVELSKKEKRLNRRWRTKSVGKDAKFQLQVPLSDSMSPVRLHSSNPNLCAELVDFQPPVSRLMDSTECASDYIKLQEDFCTIAQKAHSLLKSAFDTVAIEKEKIKQILSDQEQSEPSAQICSLRKSLSQALSQNAELRTRLNRIHSESVLTEQVVSVNIISTPDEAVEQMGIPLTQQASNESRLSMSESVSEFFDAQEVLLSASSSENEGSDDESYVSDVSDNISEDNASVTDNVSRQMANGDFAGSAFRNGRRICLPAPCPDTSNINLWNILRNNIGKDLSKVSMPVELNEPLNTLQRMCEELEYSELLDKAAETEDPFERMVLVAAFAVSGYSSTYYRAGSKPFNPLLGETYECIREDKGFCFFSEQVSHHPPVSSCHCESKNFTFWQDVRWKNKFWGKSMEILPIGTISLVIPRFGDHYEWNKVTTCVHNILSGRRWIEHYGEITIRNMKSSACLCKLTFIKGNYWSSNVNEVQGFVMDQEGKVIHRLFGKWHEGLYCGVPPSAKCIWRPGSMPTDYELYYGFTRFAIELNELCPELKDVLPRTDARFRPDQRHLEEGNVEMASSEKQRIEDMQRARRKWNEDNNIRHEPRFFKKVVDSHHRERWVSNNTYWELRKNPGFINMDPTLSLW, encoded by the exons ATGTCCATCAAAAAGAAAGCCCGCCGTATCGACTTAGACACCGAAGAGCATATCTATCATCTGAAG GTTAAATCTCAGGACATCTTTGATGCCTGGGTGTCAAAGCTGCGTCACCACCGACTTTATCGACAGAACGAGATAGTTCGATCCCCTCGGGAGGCGACCATGAGGAGCTTTCCTCCCTCAGCAGCCATGGAGTCTCCCCAGCCTGCCCCAAGTTTGGTCTTTGAACCCAAG CAGGTGAAGCCCAGCAGCCTGCCCTGGCCGCCTGCAgcccccagcagcagcagcaacagcagcctGCCCTCCTACAGTAATGGACAAAGCAAGGTAGTGGCTTGGCTGCAGGAATCAGAGGAGATGGATAAGTGTGCAGAGG agcTCTCACGCTGCCAGTCCAACCTAGCCGAGCTCCGCCGCTTACTGCAGAGTCTGGAGATTCTACAAAGGACACAATCAGCACCCAACTTTGCAGATATGCAg AGCAATTATGTAGAATTGTCAAAGAAAGAAAAGCGCTTGAACAGAAGATGGAGAACAAAAAGTGTCGGCAAAGATGCAAAATTCCAGCTTCAG GTCCCTCTATCAGACAGTATGTCTCCTGTCCGCCTCCACTCGTCCAACCCCAACCTGTGTGCAGAGCTGGTGGACTTTCAGCCTCCGGTGTCACGGTTAATGGACAGCACGGAGTGTGCCAGCGACTACATCAAACTCCAGGAGGATTTCTGCACCATTGCCCAAAAAG CTCACTCTCTGCTAAAGTCAGCCTTTGACACCGTCGCCATCgagaaagaaaaaatcaaaCAGATCCTGTCCGACCAGGAACAGTCAGAGCCTTCAGCTCAGATCTGTTCCCTCAGGAAGTCTCTGTCACAG GCTCTTTCCCAGAATGCAGAGCTCCGAACCAGACTCAACCGCATCCATTCTGAGTCGGTCCTGACTGAACAGGTTGTGAGTGTGAACATCATCTCTACACCCGATGAG GCCGTGGAACAGATGGGGATCCCTCTGACTCAGCAGGCGTCTAATGAGAGCCGACTCTCCATGTCAGAGTCAGTTTCCGAGTTCTTTGATGCCCAGGAAGTGCTTCTTTCAGCCAGCTCCTCGGAAAATGAG GGCTCTGATGATGAGTCATATGTCAGTGATGTAAGCGATAACATTTCTGAGGACAACGCCAGCGTGACCGATAACGTCTCCAGACAAA tggCCAATGGAGACTTTGCTGGCAGTGCCTTCAGAAACGGGCGACGCATCTGCCTGCCAGCACCCTGTCCAGACACCAGCAACATCAACCTCTGGAACATCTTGAGAAACAACATTGGCAAGGACCTGTCCAAAGTGTCCATGCCTGTGGAGCTCAACGAGCCACTCAACACTTTGCAGCGCATGTGTGAAGAGCTGGAGTACAGCGAGCTGCTGGATAAAGCAGCTGAGACTGAAGATCCCTTTGAGCGCATG GTCCTCGTCGCTGCTTTTGCTGTCTCAGGCTACTCATCCACTTACTACAGAGCAGGAAGTAAGCCATTCAACCCACTGCTCGGAGAGACTTATGAATGTATACGAGAAGACAAGGGCTTCTGTTTTTTCTCTGAGCAG gTTAGCCACCACCCTCCTGTTTCCTCCTGCCACTGTGAGTCTaagaacttcaccttttggcaAG ATGTAAGATGGAAGAACAAATTCTGGGGAAAATCAATGGAAATTTTACCAATCGGCACCATAAGCCTTGTGATTCCCAG GTTTGGAGATCATTATGAATGGAATAAAGTCACCACATGTGTTCACAACATTCTCAGTGGACGACGGTGGATCGAACACTACGGGGAGATCACCATCAGAAACATGAAGAGCAGCGCTTGCCTCTGCAAACTTACCTTCATCAAG GGAAACTACTGGAGCTCTAATGTGAACGAGGTCCAAGGCTTTGTGATGGATCAAGAAGGGAAAGTGATCCACAGGCTGTTTGGAAAATGGCACGAAGGTCTTTATTGTGGCGTTCCACCATCGGCAAAGTGCATCTGGAGACCAG GCTCGATGCCCACAGACTACGAGCTCTATTACGGCTTCACCAGGTTTGCTATTGAACTGAATGAACTCTGCCCAGAGTTAAAAGATGTCCTGCCCCGCACTGATGCACGTTTCAGGCCTGATCAAAG ACATCTAGAAGAAGGGAATGTGGAGATGGCATCGTCAGAGAAGCAGCGTATCGAGGACATGCAGAGGGCCAGGAGGAAGTGGAATGAGGATAACAACATCCGACATGAGCCACGCTTCTTTAA GAAAGTGGTAGATTCTCATCACAGGGAGCGATGGGTATCTAACAACACGTACTGGGAGCTGCGCAAAAACCCCGGCTTTATCAACATGGACCCCACGTTGAGCCTGTGGTAG